A stretch of Funiculus sociatus GB2-C1 DNA encodes these proteins:
- a CDS encoding GIY-YIG nuclease family protein, protein MLRFYSSHLLIWDSPSVPRKWDAIAFIQGSVLIPSAVEVNDKYLVIRDMTYVWLLKFGVSADNKLVDIVDVPSGKSDLICPYCGVKLVAKKGQVKEHHFAHAGQTCRSVTVKRDFPALPLYDNFNIELSGQALQLLKTLWFSCGQNGWSIPFFVDLKPLIKAKLLQKNPYQNPPGYEFTQLGKIPVGALALKEFNQVQEPLLLKKLSDIERQTELAKVLKSLDLKERSIDLWLYRTQLRRILKHRLYYLELKTNSGTLYKIGVTKRTIEERVVEIRRDLRCHYKNVELKVLGTWEHRGNVELYFKHRYQPFNYRLGNLTEYYKFGTEAEAVLNDLERMHLKCLSQLESHILAEDDKPAPAMSQSYCL, encoded by the coding sequence GTGCTGCGGTTTTATTCATCACACCTTCTCATCTGGGACAGTCCTAGTGTTCCCAGAAAGTGGGACGCGATCGCGTTTATTCAAGGGAGCGTCCTGATTCCATCTGCCGTCGAAGTTAACGATAAATACTTAGTGATTCGCGATATGACTTATGTGTGGCTGCTAAAGTTTGGGGTCAGCGCTGATAATAAATTGGTTGATATTGTTGATGTCCCCAGTGGAAAAAGTGATTTAATTTGCCCCTATTGTGGAGTCAAATTAGTTGCCAAGAAGGGCCAAGTCAAGGAACATCATTTCGCTCATGCCGGGCAGACCTGTCGTTCCGTGACGGTTAAACGAGACTTCCCGGCGCTTCCCCTGTATGACAACTTCAATATTGAGTTATCAGGACAGGCTCTGCAATTGCTCAAAACCCTTTGGTTTTCATGTGGTCAAAATGGCTGGAGCATCCCTTTCTTTGTTGACCTCAAGCCATTAATCAAAGCCAAACTATTACAGAAGAATCCCTATCAAAATCCTCCGGGCTACGAATTTACACAGCTAGGGAAAATTCCAGTAGGAGCGCTGGCTTTAAAAGAATTCAATCAAGTTCAGGAGCCGCTTCTCCTCAAGAAACTATCTGATATAGAACGACAGACAGAGCTTGCTAAAGTCCTTAAATCCCTGGATCTGAAAGAACGTTCAATTGATTTATGGCTTTATCGAACTCAACTCAGAAGAATTCTGAAGCATCGTTTGTACTATTTAGAACTAAAAACTAATAGTGGAACCCTTTATAAAATTGGTGTGACTAAGCGAACAATTGAAGAACGAGTGGTAGAAATTAGGCGGGATTTACGTTGCCATTACAAAAACGTTGAACTTAAGGTACTTGGTACTTGGGAACACAGGGGCAACGTTGAGCTATATTTCAAGCATCGTTACCAGCCCTTTAATTATCGATTAGGCAACCTAACTGAATATTACAAGTTTGGTACTGAGGCGGAGGCAGTATTAAACGATTTGGAACGGATGCACCTCAAATGCCTTAGTCAACTAGAGTCTCATATTTTGGCAGAGGATGATAAGCCAGCACCTGCTATGAGCCAGAGCTATTGTCTGTGA
- a CDS encoding thermonuclease family protein: MNKTAALTALVLVLTGVPAFAQTTATVVRLGDGDTLRVMSQGKVVTIQMACIDAPETGQRLWGQQSAAKLKQLLPPGKAVQIREIERDSVALTCQFAMDGLSLN, encoded by the coding sequence ATGAATAAAACCGCAGCACTCACCGCCCTAGTCCTGGTCTTAACGGGCGTTCCAGCTTTCGCGCAAACCACAGCAACAGTAGTCAGGCTTGGAGATGGGGATACGCTCCGAGTCATGAGCCAAGGGAAGGTTGTCACGATTCAGATGGCTTGCATTGATGCACCAGAAACAGGACAGCGCCTTTGGGGTCAGCAATCAGCGGCGAAACTCAAGCAACTTCTCCCCCCTGGTAAGGCTGTGCAGATTCGGGAGATTGAGCGCGATAGCGTTGCGCTGACTTGTCAGTTCGCTATGGACGGACTGTCGCTGAACTAA
- a CDS encoding type I restriction endonuclease subunit R: protein MTANFTESVVEEATLKWLEGLGYTPIHASEIAPDSPNSERQTYADIVLIDRLRSALATINNKIPPDAIEEAIRKVTRTDTPSLFENNRRFHKLLTDGVDVEYQAENRTIYDKVWLIDFTNPNNNDWLAANQFTVIENKNNRRPDVVIFINGLPLGVIELKNPTDENATIRGAFNQLQTYKNDIPILFPYNEILIVSDGTEARVGTLTADWEWFMPWRTIDGETIVPKGTAELEVIIKGIFEKHRFLDLLHHFIVFEVDGDKITKKMAGYHQFHAVNKAIARTVTATNPEGDRRVGVIWHTQGSGKSLTMAFYAGKIVQHPDLENPTLVVLTDRNDLDDQLFNTFSTCSDLLRQTPVQAEDRENLRELLQVASGGVVFTTIQKFAPEEKGKKYQELSDRRNIVFIADEAHRSQYGLKPNVTTNKEQTEAYISYGFAQHLRDALPNASFIGFTGTPIESADRNTKNVFGDYIDIYDIQRAVEDEATVRIYYEGRLAKLNLDESERPQIDPNFEEVTEDEEQTTKDKLKSKWARLEALVGAEPRINQVAQDIVQHFENRQATIEGKAMIVAMSRRICVELYNAIIKLRPDWHHDDDDKGTIKVVMTGSASDDQKMQPHIRSKKKRKDLAKRFKNAADEMKLVIVRDMWLTGFDAPCLHTIYVDKPMRGHGLMQAIARVNRVFKDKPGGLVVDYLGIADQLRAALNDYTEGDREETGIPAEVALDIMQEKYEVVKAMYQGYPSGASYDYSKFFNGTPTERLSVIPAAMNHILELEDGKQRYIKAVTELSQAFALVSSLDEAIAIRDEVSFFQAIKAAMVKHTTTGGKSPEDLDAAVRQIVSKAVASEQVVDLFAAAGLKNPDISILSDEFLEDVRGLPYRNLALEVLRKLINDEIKTRSRKNLVQSRSFAQMLEETIKRYQNRSIETAQVLTELIELAKEIREAQSRGENLGLTEDEVAFYDALEVNDSAVQVLGDETLKAIARELVQAVRRNVTIDWTVKESVRAKLRTLVKRLLRKYGYPPDKQEKATVTVLQQAELLCKDWAA from the coding sequence ATGACTGCGAACTTCACCGAATCCGTTGTCGAAGAAGCAACTCTTAAATGGCTTGAAGGTTTAGGTTACACTCCCATCCATGCCTCCGAAATTGCCCCCGATTCCCCCAATTCAGAACGGCAAACCTACGCCGATATTGTCCTAATTGACCGCCTCCGTTCCGCCTTAGCAACCATCAACAATAAAATCCCACCCGACGCGATAGAAGAAGCTATCCGCAAAGTCACCCGCACCGATACCCCCAGCCTATTTGAAAACAACCGCCGCTTCCACAAACTCCTCACTGATGGCGTTGATGTCGAATATCAAGCCGAAAATCGCACCATCTACGATAAAGTCTGGTTAATTGACTTTACCAACCCCAACAACAACGACTGGTTAGCCGCCAATCAATTTACAGTTATTGAAAATAAAAATAACCGCCGTCCCGATGTCGTTATCTTCATCAACGGCTTACCTTTAGGAGTAATCGAACTCAAAAACCCTACTGATGAAAACGCCACCATTAGAGGCGCATTCAACCAACTCCAAACCTATAAAAACGACATCCCTATCCTATTTCCCTATAACGAAATCCTAATCGTATCAGACGGCACCGAAGCCAGAGTCGGCACTCTCACCGCCGACTGGGAATGGTTCATGCCTTGGCGCACGATTGATGGAGAAACTATCGTCCCCAAAGGCACCGCCGAACTCGAAGTCATCATCAAAGGCATCTTTGAAAAACACCGCTTCCTCGACCTCCTGCACCACTTCATCGTCTTTGAAGTAGACGGGGACAAAATCACCAAAAAGATGGCAGGCTACCACCAATTCCACGCCGTCAACAAAGCGATCGCTCGCACCGTAACCGCAACCAACCCAGAAGGCGACAGACGAGTTGGCGTCATCTGGCACACCCAAGGCAGCGGCAAGAGTTTAACGATGGCATTCTATGCCGGGAAGATCGTACAGCACCCCGACCTAGAAAACCCCACCCTCGTTGTCCTCACCGACCGCAACGACCTAGACGACCAACTGTTTAACACCTTCTCCACCTGTTCTGACCTCCTGCGCCAAACCCCCGTGCAAGCAGAAGACCGGGAAAACCTACGAGAACTGCTACAAGTCGCCTCCGGTGGCGTCGTCTTCACTACGATTCAGAAATTCGCCCCAGAGGAGAAGGGGAAAAAGTACCAAGAACTCTCCGACCGTCGCAACATTGTCTTTATCGCCGATGAAGCCCACCGTTCCCAGTACGGTCTTAAACCCAATGTAACCACCAACAAAGAGCAGACAGAAGCCTATATTTCCTATGGTTTCGCTCAACATTTACGAGACGCCCTCCCCAATGCCTCGTTTATCGGTTTTACGGGAACCCCTATTGAATCAGCGGATAGAAATACCAAGAACGTCTTTGGTGACTATATCGACATCTACGATATCCAACGCGCCGTAGAAGATGAAGCCACCGTCCGCATCTACTACGAAGGGCGACTGGCCAAACTGAATTTAGACGAATCAGAACGTCCCCAAATTGACCCCAACTTTGAAGAAGTCACTGAGGACGAAGAACAGACCACCAAAGACAAATTAAAGAGCAAATGGGCAAGATTAGAAGCCCTCGTCGGTGCAGAACCACGCATCAATCAAGTCGCTCAAGATATTGTTCAACACTTCGAGAATCGCCAAGCCACTATAGAAGGTAAGGCGATGATTGTTGCCATGAGTCGCCGGATTTGCGTTGAACTCTACAATGCCATTATCAAACTCCGTCCCGACTGGCACCATGACGACGATGACAAAGGCACAATCAAAGTCGTAATGACAGGTTCAGCATCCGATGACCAGAAGATGCAACCTCATATCCGCAGTAAAAAGAAACGAAAAGACCTTGCCAAACGCTTTAAAAACGCCGCCGATGAGATGAAACTGGTGATAGTCCGGGATATGTGGCTAACCGGATTTGATGCCCCATGTCTGCATACCATCTACGTCGATAAACCGATGCGCGGTCATGGATTAATGCAGGCGATCGCCAGAGTCAACCGCGTCTTCAAAGACAAACCAGGCGGTTTAGTCGTCGATTACCTCGGCATTGCCGACCAATTAAGAGCAGCCCTTAACGACTACACCGAAGGCGACAGAGAAGAAACAGGCATTCCCGCCGAGGTAGCCCTGGACATCATGCAGGAGAAATACGAAGTCGTCAAGGCAATGTACCAAGGCTACCCTTCGGGGGCAAGCTACGACTACTCCAAATTCTTCAACGGCACTCCCACCGAACGCCTCTCGGTCATCCCTGCCGCAATGAACCATATCCTAGAGTTAGAAGACGGCAAACAACGCTATATCAAAGCCGTCACCGAACTGTCTCAAGCCTTTGCCCTCGTCAGCAGCTTGGATGAAGCGATCGCGATTCGCGATGAAGTGAGTTTTTTCCAAGCCATCAAAGCCGCGATGGTAAAACACACCACAACAGGCGGCAAAAGTCCAGAAGATTTAGATGCAGCCGTGCGCCAGATTGTCTCCAAAGCCGTCGCCTCAGAACAGGTGGTGGATTTGTTTGCAGCAGCAGGTTTGAAGAATCCCGACATCTCGATTCTCTCGGATGAATTCTTAGAAGACGTGCGGGGCTTACCCTACCGGAACTTAGCCCTAGAGGTGCTGCGGAAACTGATTAACGATGAGATAAAAACGCGATCGCGCAAAAACTTAGTCCAGTCCCGCTCCTTTGCCCAGATGCTGGAGGAGACGATTAAACGCTACCAGAACCGCTCGATTGAAACAGCCCAGGTGCTTACAGAACTCATTGAACTTGCCAAGGAAATCCGCGAAGCTCAGAGCCGGGGTGAGAATTTGGGGTTAACTGAAGATGAGGTGGCGTTCTATGACGCGCTGGAAGTCAATGATAGCGCCGTGCAAGTGTTGGGGGATGAAACATTAAAAGCGATCGCACGCGAACTGGTGCAGGCAGTGCGCCGCAACGTAACCATTGATTGGACCGTAAAAGAGAGCGTGAGAGCGAAGCTGCGAACCTTAGTAAAGCGGCTGCTACGCAAGTATGGCTATCCACCGGATAAGCAAGAGAAAGCGACAGTGACGGTGTTACAACAGGCAGAACTACTGTGCAAGGATTGGGCAGCTTGA
- a CDS encoding thermonuclease family protein codes for MVKQGQAVVYRQYLSGCASTLNQYLQAEAQAKQKKLGFWNQSKPVMPWDFRRVGQSVSNQPSKECQSQTNPICPTKL; via the coding sequence ATGGTTAAGCAGGGGCAGGCTGTCGTGTATCGCCAGTACCTAAGCGGCTGTGCATCTACCTTGAATCAGTACCTTCAGGCTGAAGCCCAAGCCAAGCAGAAGAAGTTGGGATTCTGGAATCAAAGTAAACCAGTCATGCCGTGGGATTTTCGTCGAGTCGGGCAATCAGTAAGTAATCAACCGTCCAAAGAGTGCCAATCCCAAACCAACCCCATCTGCCCAACAAAACTGTAG